A single Cucumis melo cultivar AY chromosome 4, USDA_Cmelo_AY_1.0, whole genome shotgun sequence DNA region contains:
- the LOC103502678 gene encoding nuclear pore complex protein GP210 isoform X4 — MSTLLPVLLVLLLMIGGSYGATPHFSSGPHIADVNILLPPRMTNPVEYRLQGSDGCFKWSWDHHDILTVLPEYNVSSHCSTSALLRSIAPYSGRKETAVYAADVHTGNVIRCKVFIDNFSRIQIFHNSIKLDLDGLATLRVRAFDSEENVFSSLVGLQFMWHLIPETEGSSHHLAHLPLKDSPLSDCGGLCGDLNIQIKLEDSGVFSDLFVVRGIEIGHEIVSVHLLEPDVKHMADKIVLTVAEAMSLEPPSPVFVLVGATVRYSLKVIRANIPQVVTLPSPHHRWSTSNSSIAHVDSDLGLTSALRFGVTAVTVEDTRVVGHIQMSALNVVMPESLHLYISPLPIVDEPVEGTERPISFANWYIVSGRQYLIQMKVFSRGPDAQEIYITESDDVQLHDNQSQCLRTYLLTNDLVPKHKWRTSRILQAISKGQGMLTASLSYYGSNYETKEVLKIIQEVFICEQVRFILDNRSGVSRNIFLPWTPSVYQEVLLKATGGCAKTSSDYKWFSSDISVVTVSASGVVQAKKSGKATVKVLSIFDSSNFDEVVIEVALPGSMMILPTFPVETVVGSYLQAAVSMQSSNGDYFYRCDAFNSHVKWKVESEFFIIQNNTWEMPVLDVLEKVELSGSSYGPPCSWASVYASGSGRTMLQATLYKEYQHFDLSLHGPILLKASLLIAAYPPLLVGHIGDGSKFGGFWVDPAPAEVNSLESLDKLHLVPGTCSNVMLRGGPHHWGQGVEFIESAEILEEEPDFGKGGIFVHQMSENYGSYQIQCQRLGTYTLRFKRGNLVGDGHPTPVIAVVLVSVTCGLPSSIVLIADEPVNKIDIIRTAIRADRGSMRLRTAPVTVANGRTIRMAAVGVSDLGEPFANSSSLHLRWELNRCESLAYWDELYGLKRSKYSWERFLTLQNESGECIVRATVTGFSDAVRDDYSAHWLDNSDNLLTDATRLQLVSTLRVHPEFTLLFFNPDLKANMSITGGSCFLDAVVNDSRIVDVIQPTPGMQCRDLALSPKGLGTALVTVYDIGLNPPLSSSAVVRVADVDWIEISSQEEISLLEQSSQVVDLAAGISDGSTFDSSQFAYMHILVHIEDQIVELVDTDDSMITGQAVVKASGFKIKAVSLGTTTIYVSILQQSGREILSKPIKIEVYAPPRVHPHNIFLLPGASYTLTVEGGPTVGTYVEFASLDNAIVNVHKSSGLLLAVSSGKSNISATFFRYGGSMICRAYGSIKVGIPSNVLLNVQNEQIGVGNEMPIYPLFPEGDAFSFYQLCKGYNWTIEDEKVLSFSSSERFSGRDYKSTSTVLDDAQSMSYMNEEIGFINMVYGRSSGITNIAVSFLCEFTSGSKVETKIFSSSASLSVIPNLPLALGVPITWILPPFYTSSKALPSSMDSYGHWESQSRKRTITYTVLRSCDKKDEDAWKNAISIHEERIKTSESNNIACIQAKDRSSGRMEIAACVRVTEVTQIRLTNQEFPFHVINLAVDTELRIPINYHDSLGNIFHEAHDVVLSYVETNYPDIVSVNYSSEDNGYIYLKARKHGRALVQVSIDKNPEKSDYILLDLVSCLDNEKYDWVALLNKLQTFRLNNKDGVFV, encoded by the exons ATGTCCACTCTCCTTCCTGTGCTTCTTGTTCTTCTCTTGATGATCGGTGGAAGCTACGGAGCGACGCCTCATTTCTCCTCTGGTCCCCACATTGCCGACGTGAATATTCTCTTGCCTCCCAGGATGACTAATCCAGTGGAGTACAGGCTTCAAGGAAGTGATGGTTGCTTCAAATG GTCTTGGGACCATCATGATATTCTCACTGTTCTACCGGAATATAATGTAAGTAGTCACTGCTCGACAAGTGCTCTGTTGAGATCTATTGCTCCATACAGCGGTCGCAAGGAGACTGCTGTTTATGCTGCTGACGTACACACTGGAAATGTAATTCGCTGCAAAGTTTTTATTGACAATTTTTCCAGAATCCAAATATTTCACAATTCTATCAAACTTGATTTGGATGGGCTTGCTACGCTCCGAGTCCGTGCCTTTGATAGTGAAG AAAACGTATTTTCATCATTAGTGGGCTTACAATTTATGTGGCATCTGATTCCTGAAACTGAAGGATCCTCGCATCACCTAGCTCATCTTCCCTTGAAGGATTCTCCTCTTAGTGATTGTGGTGGGTTATGTGGAGACTTGAATATTCAAATAAAACTGGAAGATAGT GGTGTATTTTCAGATCTGTTTGTTGTAAGAGGAATTGAAATTGGCCATGAAATCGTTTCTGTGCATTTGCTCGAACCGGATGTTAAGCACATGGCTGACAAGATTGTTCTGACTGTGGCAGAGGCTATGTCTCTTGAACCTCCGTCACCCGTTTTTGTCCTTGTAGGTGCTACTGTTCGTTACAGCCTTAAAGTCATTCGTGCCAACATACCCCAAG TGGTAACTTTACCGTCTCCACACCACCGATGGTCAACTTCAAACTCTTCCATAGCTCATGTTGATTCTGACCTGGGTTTAACAAGCGCTCTTAGGTTTGGAGTTACGGCTGTAACCGTCGAAGACACTAGGGTGGTTGGGCACATTCAAATGTCAGCATTAAATGTTGTCATGCCAGAATCTTTACATTTGTATATTAGTCCTTTGCCCATTGTTGATGAACCTGTTGAAGGAACAGAAAGACCTATATCTTTTGCCAATTGGTATATTGTTTCTGGTCGTCAGTATCTCATTCAAATGAAGGTTTTCTCACGAGGACCTGATGCACAAGAAATATACATCACTGAG AGTGATGACGTCCAGTTGCATGATAACCAATCCCAGTGCTTGAGAACTTATCTTTTGACCAATGATCTTGTACCTAAACACAAATGGCGAACTTCTAGAATTTTGCAAGCAATTTCAAAGGGACAAGGAATGCTGACAGCTTCACTGTCTTACTATGGTAGTAATTACGAAACAAAGGAG GTTCTCAAGATCATACAAGAAGTTTTCATTTGTGAACAAGTAAGATTCATCTTGGACAACAGAAGTGGCGTATCTAGAAACATCTTCCTACCTTGGACCCCTTCTGTTTATCAGGAGGTGTTACTTAAAGCTACCGGTG GTTGTGCTAAGACATCAAGTGACTACAAATGGTTTTCCTCTGACATAAGTGTCGTCACTGTATCTGCTTCTGGAGTTGTACAGGCAAAAAAGTCTGGGAAAGCAACTGTTAAAGTGCTATCTATTTTTGACTCATCAAATTTTGATGAG GTTGTAATTGAAGTAGCCCTGCCTGGATCAATGATGATACTTCCTACCTTCCCTGTAGAGACTGTCGTGGGGTCATATCTTCAAGCGGCTGTCTCAATGCAGTCATCAAATG GTGACTATTTCTATCGATGTGATGCTTTTAATTCTCATGTAAAGTGGAAAGTTGAAAGTGAATTTTTCATAATTCAAAATAATACATGGGAGATGCCTGTGCTGGACGTGCTAGAAAAGGTTGAGCTAAGTGGTTCTTCCTATGGCCCCCCTTGTTCATGGGCTTCTGTCTATGCTTCTGGTTCTGGTCGTACCATGCTGCAAGCCACATTGTATAAAGAATATCAGCATTTCGATCTCTCTTTGCATGGGcctattttattaaaagcatctTTACTAATTGCTGCTTATCCACCTCTCCTTGTTGGACACATTGGTGATGGTAGTAAATTTGGTGGCTTTTGGGTTGATCCGGCTCCAGCAGAAGTCAATAGTTTGGAAAGTCTGGATAAGTTACATCTTGTTCCCGGAACATGTTCTAATGTCATGCTTCGCGGTGGTCCTCATCATTGGGGTCAAGGTGTTGAATTTATTGAAAGTGCTGAAATTTTGGAAGAAGAACCTGATTTTGGCAAGGGTGGAATTTTTGTGCACCAAATGTCTGAAAATTATGGTTCATATCAAATTCAGTGCCAAAGACTAGGAACCTAT ACACTTCGTTTTAAACGTGGTAATTTGGTTGGAGATGGCCATCCGACACCTGTAATCGCAGTAGTTCTCGTCTCAGTCACATGTGGACTTCCTTCCTCAATTGTTTTGATAGCTGATGAACCTG TGAATAAAATTGACATCATACGAACTGCAATTCGAGCTGACCGGGGTTCAATGAGACTCCGCACTGCTCCTGTCACTGTGGCTAATGGCCGCACTATAAGAATGGCTGCAGTTGGTGTCAGTGATTTAGGAGAACCTTTTGCAAACTCATCTTCTCTTCATTTGAGGTGGGAACTTAACCGTTGTGAAAGTTTGGCTTACTGGGATGAGCTGTATGGTTTAAAGAGGTCTAAGTATAGCTGGGAGAGATTTTTGACCTTGCAAAATGAATCAGGAGAG TGCATTGTTCGTGCAACTGTCACTGGCTTTAGTGATGCTGTGAGGGATGATTATTCTGCCCACTGGCTTGATAACTCAGATAACCTTTTGACAGATGCAACACGCTTACAG CTTGTTTCTACTCTAAGAGTTCACCCAGAGTTCACTTTGCTGTTTTTCAATCCTGATCTCAAG GCAAATATGTCGATTACTGGAGGGAGCTGTTTCTTGGATGCTGTTGTGAATGATTCTCGTATAGTTGATGTTATTCAACCTACTCCAGGTATGCAATGCCGAGATTTAGCATTGTCACCTAAAGGATTGGGGACTGCACTTGTGACTGTTTATGACATTGGGCTCAATCCTCCACTATCATCTTCAGCTGTG GTTCGTGTTGCCGATGTAGATTGGATCGAGATTAGTTCTCAAGAAGAAATAAGCCTGCTG GAACAAAGCTCTCAAGTCGTTGATTTGGCTGCTGGGATTAGTGATGGAAGTACTTTTGACTCCTCCCag TTTGCGTACATGCATATTCTTGTACATATTGAAGATCAAATAGTTGAGCTTGTAGACACTGATGATTCTATGATTACTGGTCAAGCGGTGGTTAAAGCTTCAGGTTTCAAAATTAAAGCTGTATCACTTGGGACAACAACTATTTAT GTGAGTATTCTACAACAATCTGGACGTGAAATATTAAGCAAGCCAATAAAGATTGAAGTCTATGCACCGCCAAGAGTCCATCCCCACAATATTTTTCTACTTCCAGGTGCATCTTATACT CTCACAGTTGAAGGTGGTCCAACAGTTGGAACATACGTTGAGTTTGCTAGTTTGGATAATGCAATTGTGAATGTTCACAAATCTTCTGGACTGCTTTTGGCAGTTTCGTCAGGGAAAAGT AATATCAGTGCCACCTTTTTTCGCTATGGAGGCTCTATGATTTGTCGAGCATATGGAAGCATTAAAGTAGGAATTCCGTCCAATGTGCTGTTGAATGTACAAAATGAACAAATAGGTGTTGGGAACGAGATGCCTATTTACCCCTTGTTTCCAGAG GGTGATGCTTTTTCCTTTTATCAATTGTGCAAAGGTTACAACTGGACTATTGAAGATGAAAAG GTGTTGAGTTTTAGTTCATCGGAGCGCTTCAGTGGTAGAGACTACAAGTCTACTTCAACTGTTTTAGATGATGCTCAGTCCATGAGTTATATGAACGAGGAAATTGGTTTTATCAACATGGTATATGGAAG ATCTTCAGGCATAACAAATATTGCTGTTTCTTTCTTATGTGAATTCACTTCTGGCTCCAAAGTAGAAACAAAAATTTTCAGTTCCTCAGCATCTTTATCAGTGATACCTAATCTTCCCCTTGCTCTTGGAGTTCCAATCACCTGGATTCTTCCCCCCTTCTACACTTCAAGCAAAGCTTTGCCATCATCCATGGACTCATATGGCCACTGGGAGAGTCAGAGCCGAAAAAGAACTATAACATATACCGTATTAAGAAGTTGTGATAAAAAGGATGAAGATGCCTGGAAGAATGCCATTTCCATTCATGAGGAAAGAATAAAGACTTCAGAAAGTAACAATATTGCATGCATTCAGGCAAAGGATCGCTCTTCTGGAAGAATGGAGATTGCTGCTTGTGTCAGAGTGACAGAG GTTACCCAAATAAGGCTAACAAATCAGGAATTCCCTTTCCATGTGATCAATCTTGCTGTGGATACCGAACTCCGTATTCCAATAAACTACCATGATTCTCTAG GCAATATCTTTCATGAGGCTCATGATGTTGTCCTCTCTTACGTGGAAACTAACTACCCAGATATTGTTTCCGTAAATTACTCAAGCGAAGACAATGGATATATTTATTTGAAG GCAAGGAAGCATGGTAGAGCTCTTGTCCAAGTGTCGATTGACAAGAATCCAGAAAAGTCAGACTATATATTG TTGGATCTGGTAAGTTGCCTGGATAACGAAAAGTATGATTGGGTTGCTCTTTTGAACAAGCTTCAAACTTTTAGATTGAATAACAAGGATGGCGTGTTTGTGTGA